A window of the Gossypium hirsutum isolate 1008001.06 chromosome A05, Gossypium_hirsutum_v2.1, whole genome shotgun sequence genome harbors these coding sequences:
- the LOC107938222 gene encoding BTB/POZ domain-containing protein At3g22104, with translation MQVCCDLEVDVNGEEVFMVDKKTLASFSKRFGGLFGNSMDNSGNLKVVFHDFPGGAVGFELIARFCYNNGRTQITPASVVLLNCAAQFMEMESDGHRPSLLNQTKKSLDGISFWSWSELLVALKECQDLLLSPSKPSLILDKVLDCVVGRLVSPIVASPYTSSSENSSFQCSCDTRSSYSIRNNSSQVSWWFEDLLFLNIDLIGKVIKLMICQHFDHATITKFLFCYQRSRFVTATPTEKCRIMEVIINLLSLLDRNSLSCKHLFDMFRVASSLEKISKHCKSVLETLIGSQLDQATIDFLLVPPPRKKHYMYDMNLVLRLVNAFQNELSCCSSLVRLRKVGSLLDSYLVEVSADSYLTPSKFAALVLLLPDSARESHDRLFQAIDIYLQVHGGICEAEKMRICSALNYAKLSTDALRHLARNSKFPSRIAIQGFINQQSKLENLFEGQKHIDTFSGSISIEESIKENENSDQVLVYAKRVDVPGKTEQLEVQLPGMQFRVTELDKFSGTIHTQIGNIPRTRLSSLGNNARFLPKLCS, from the exons ATGCAAGTCTGCTGTGATCTTGAAGTGGATGTCAACGGTGAAGAGGTTTTTATGGTAGACAAG AAAACTCTTGCATCATTCTCTAAAAGATTCGGCGGCTTGTTTGGTAATTCGATGGATAATAGCGGGAACCTGAAAGTTGTATTTCATGACTTTCCTGGGGGAGCTGTGGGATTTGAGCTCATAGCAAGGTTTTGCTATAACAACGGGAGAACCCAGATAACTCCTGCCAGTGTAGTCTTACTAAATTGCGCTGCACAGTTTATGGAGATGGAGAGTGATGGCCACAGGCCAAGCTTGTTGAACCAAACCAAAAAGTCTCTAGATGGCATCAGCTTCTGGTCCTGGTCTGAGCTCCTTGTAGCTTTGAAAGAGTGCCAAGATTTGTTGCTTTCTCCATCAAAACCTTCTCTAATTCTTGATAAAGTCCTCGATTGTGTTGTAGGAAGGCTTGTTTCTCCTATTGTTGCCAGTCCATACACATCTTCCTCTGAGAACTCGAGTTTCCAATGCTCATGTGATACAAGGAGCAGCTATAGTATCAGAAACAATTCCTCTCAAGTATCTTGGTGGTTTGAGGATCTTCTGTTTTTGAATATTGATTTGATTGGTAAGGTAATCAAATTGATGATATGCCAACATTTTGATCATGCTACAATAACTAAGTTCCTCTTCTGTTATCAAAGATCAAGATTTGTTACTGCCACCCCAACTGAGAAGTGCAGAATCATGGAGGTCATAATCAATTTGCTTTCATTGCTTGATAGGAACTCCCTTTCTTGCAAGCACTTGTTCGATATGTTTCGAGTGGCTTCAAGTTTGGAAAAGATTAGCAAGCATTGCAAATCCGTTTTGGAAACTCTTATTGGTTCACAACTGGATCAAGCAACCATAGATTTTCTGCTTGTTCCACCACCACGAAAGAAACATTACATGTATGATATGAACCTGGTTCTGAGGCTGGTAAATGCATTTCAGAATGAACTGAGTTGTTGCTCATCCCTGGTTCGATTACGAAAAGTTGGTAGCTTACTTGACTCATACCTTGTGGAAGTCTCAGCAGATTCCTACCTGACCCCTTCAAAGTTTGCAGCATTAGTCCTCCTGCTGCCAGATTCTGCAAGAGAATCCCATGATAGGCTTTTTCAAGCCATAGACATTTATCTACAG GTTCATGGAGGAATATGTGAAGCAGAGAAAATGAGAATCTGCAGTGCACTTAACTATGCAAAGCTCTCCACAGATGCATTGAGACACTTGGCTCGAAACTCAAAATTTCCATCAAGAATAGCTATACAAGGTTTCATTAATCAGCAGTCCAAGCTTGAGAACTTATTTGAGGGCCAAAAACACATTGACACCTTCAGTGGTTCCATCTCTATCGAGGAAAGCATCAAAGAGAACGAGAACTCTGATCAAGTCCTTGTGTATGCAAAACGAGTCGACGTTCCAGGGAAAACCGAGCAACTTGAGGTACAGCTGCCAGGAATGCAATTCAGGGTAACAGAACTGGATAAGTTCTCTGGAACAATCCATACTCAAATAGGAAATATCCCAAGAACAAGATTATCCAGCCTTGGTAATAATGCTAGATTCTTACCAAAACTCTGTTCTTGA
- the LOC107938221 gene encoding anthocyanidin reductase-like (The RefSeq protein has 1 substitution compared to this genomic sequence), whose protein sequence is MASQLVGTKRACVVGGSGFVASLLVKLLLEKGYAVNTTVRDPDNQKKISHLVTLQELGDLKIFQADLTDEGSFDAPIAGCDLVFHVATPVNFASEDPENDMIKPATQGVVNVLKACAKAKTVKRVVLTSSAAAVSINTLDGTDLVMTEKDWTDIEFLSSAKPPTWGYPASKTLAEKAAWKFAEENNIDLITVIPSLMTGPSLTPIVPSSIGLATSLISGNEFLINALKGMQMLSGSISITHVEDECRAHVFLAEKESASGRYICSAVNTSVPELAKFLNKRYPDFKVPTDFGDFPSKPKLIISSEKLISEGFSFKYGIEEIYDQTVEYLKSKGLLK, encoded by the exons ATGGCCAGCCAGCTCGTAGGAACAAAGAGAGCTTGTGTCGTGGGTGGCAGCGGATTCGTTGCCTCATTGCTGGTCAAGTTGTTGCTCGAGAAGGGTTACGCCGTTAACACTACAGTCAGGGACCCTG ACAAccagaagaagatctctcacctTGTAACACTACAAGAGTTGGGAGACTTGAAGATCTTTCAGGCGGATTTAACTGATGAAGGGAGCTTTGATGCCCCTATTGCTGGTTGTGACCTTGTCTTCCATGTTGCGACACCCGTTAACTTTGCTTCTGAAGATCCAGAG AATGACATGATCAAACCAGCGACTCAAGGAGTGGTGAACGTTTTGAAAGCTTGTGCCAAAGCAAAAACAGTTAAACGAGTCGTCTTGACATCATCTGCCGCAGCTGTGTCTATCAACACACTGGATGGGACAGATCTCGTCATGACAGAGAAAGACTGGACCGATATCGAGTTCTTATCATCAGCAAAGCCACCAACTTGG GGGTACCCTGCATCCAAGACGTTGGCTGAAAAGGCAGCTTGGAAATTTGCTGAAGAAAACAACATTGATCTCATTACAGTTATCCCTTCTCTCATGACTGGTCCTTCCCTCACCCCAATTGTCCCCAGCAGCATAGGCCTTGCTACATCTTTGATTTCAG GCAATGAATTCCTCATAAATGCTTTGAAAGGAATGCAGATGCTGTCAGGTTCGATCTCTATCACACATGTGGAAGACGTATGCCGAGCCCATGTTTTTCTGGCTGAAAAAGAATCTGCATCGGGTCGATATATATGCAGTGCTGTCAATACCAGTGTGCCAGAACTAGCAAAGTTCCTCAACAAAAGATACCCTGACTTCAAAGTCCCTACCGA TTTTGGAGATTTCCCCTCCAAACCCAAGTTGATCATTTCCTCAGAGAAGCTTATTAGCGAAGGATTCAGCTTTAAGTATGGGATCGAGGAAATCTACGACCAAACCGTGGAATATTTGAAGTCTAAGGGGCTGCTCAAGTGA
- the LOC107938217 gene encoding uncharacterized protein, whose translation MSSAWLTSLKRSVNCKPKLPDVKEPAANDSTEKNSPCLCSSGCSRSLSNLRDVIHGSKRQADKAPRIGSPTSIASSEIINQITHQAVFTDSKCVLEIKTECSGNDDGKGGSTFVGTLRPGTPGPGDRFMEPAYNSRRSRKIIAGPSLMRSSCGISSSKPRRSLDFESQRYVCQKCGENFKKLEAIESHHLSTHAVTALSEGDSSKKIVELICQTSFLEPENKFGEIERILKIHNMQRTLVQFEDYREMVKLKANKLSKKHPRCLADGNELLRFYGSTVACSLGMENTSSLCTLEQCEVCQILRQGFFSKREANGCWGVFTSSTSKRAMESVELDKEKHSLRKALVVCRVIAGRVVKGLEKMREMEGQSSFDSVAGKADCHSDIEELYSLSPRALLPCFILIICKN comes from the exons ATGTCTTCAGCTTGGTTAACTAGTCTCAAGAGATCAGTCAACTGTAAACCAAAGTTGCCCGATGTGAAGGAACCCGCAGCCAACGACAGCACTGAGAAAAACAGCCCATGTTTATGTAGTTCAGGGTGTTCAAGATCCTTATCTAACTTGAGAGATGTCATTCATGGAAGCAAGAGACAGGCAGACAAGGCACCACGAATTGGCAGCCCGACGTCTATAGCGAGCAGTGAGATTATCAATCAGATAACCCATCAAGCCGTTTTCACCGACTCCAAATGTGTTCTCGAGATCAAGACTGAGTGCTCAGGTAATGATGATGGCAAGGGGGGTTCAACTTTTGTGGGAACCCTTAGGCCTGGCACACCTGGTCCTGGAGACCGTTTTATGGAACCGGCCTACAATAGCAGAAGGTCGAGGAAGATCATTGCGGGTCCTTCACTCATGAGAAGTAGCTGTGGCATCTCTTCTTCCAAGCCTAGAAGATCCCTTGATTTTGAGTCCCAACGTTATGTTTGCCAGAAATGtggtgaaaattttaaaaagttggaAGCCATAGAATCACATCATCTCTCCACGCATGCTG TCACGGCACTTTCTGAAGGAGACTCCTCCAAGAAAATAGTGGAATTAATTTGCCAAACAAGTTTTTTGGAGCCTGAAAATAAATTTGGTGAAATTGAAAGGATACTGAAGATTCACAACATGCAAAGAACTCTTGTGCAATTTGAAGATTACAGAGAAATGGTAAAGCTCAAGGCAAATAAACTATCCAAGAAACATCCACGTTGCCTAGCTGATGGGAATGAGCTTTTGAGGTTCTATGGCTCAACTGTTGCATGCTCTCTTGGCATGGAAAACACTTCAAGCCTCTGCACATTGGAGCAATGCGAAGTGTGTCAAATTCTAAGACAAGGGTTTTTCAGCAAGAGGGAAGCCAACGGATGCTGGGGTGTTTTTACTTCTTCCACAAGTAAAAGGGCTATGGAGAGTGTTGAACTTGATAAAGAAAAGCATTCCCTAAGAAAAGCTCTGGTTGTGTGCAGGGTAATTGCAGGGAGGGTTGTTAAAGGTTTAGAGAAAATGCGGGAAATGGAAGGTCAATCAAGCTTCGATTCAGTGGCTGGAAAAGCTGATTGCCATTCAGATATTGAGGAACTCTATTCACTAAGCCCTAGAGCTCTCCTCCCATGTTTTATATTAATCATCTGCAAAAATTGA